CTGCAAAAGTCATGTGGTCTGTGGCTTTGGAGTCAAGGAGCCAGGCACCATGATCAACGTCACAAGAGGAGGTAACTAAACCAAAACCATAGTTACCTATATCAGAGATGGGTACCACATCCTAGGATGACTCAGCTTGGGGAATTGAGGAAAGGTGGGGTTCGACTGCCACTACAACCACCTTGCCTGTGTTCGCATCCGCACCAGCCGAGTCTTTCTCTTTGCCTATAACTCATACCACCAATCAGGGtagccatttttttaaaaaacatttctCACTTGTGTGGCGCTGGTTGCCATAGTGGGAGCATCTCGTTCCATCAGGAACAATCCATGACTTAGAGGCTGTAGTGGATTTCCCAGTGGGCTGGCTGGAGACTAAAATAAAGGGTGGGGTGGTTGAACCTAGTTTCAACCCCTTGGTTGCCAGAACCACGCCTGAGGTATTGTCAGGGTCACCAGCACTCATGACTGCTTTCCGGAGAGCCTCCCTGCAAACATGAGCATAAGCTTGCTCGATGGAAGGAAATGGGCGCATCTGAAGCACATCGCTGCGGATGTTGTATAGGCGATCATCAAGACTGTAAAGGAAGGTGTAAACACAATCCTCTTGGAGTAGGTTGTTGTAGTGGTGGATGTCGGTGGTGCATTCCATTAGATCTGTATGGGGGAAATCAATTTCCCGCCAAAGTCCTTGCAGTTTGGTGTAGAACTTCTCAAGGGAACCACTGGCTTGTCGCAAACGTGCCACACGTCGTCGAAGTTGGTAGACTTGAGAAGTATCGCTGCCATCAAAATAAGTGAAAGCAATGGCATCCTAGACTAATTTTGCTATGGGAAATTGGATGAAGTTGCCAATGAGTGCCGGATCCATAGAGTTTATCAACCAACCTTTGACAATGGCATTATCGGTATGCCATTTTCGAAAGGATGGGTCTACAGGCGACGGTGGTGGACAGTCGCCGTTGATAAAGCCCAGGTTGTCTTTGTCGTAGATATACATCTCGACAACTTGGGACCATAGGGCGTAGTTGGAACCCATCCAACTTTATGCTGATTGGAGCAGTCGAGTTTTCAGTGGTCAAAGTCGAGACCTACACTTTGGATAAAGCTTCGGTCACTTGGTTGGTAAGGGTGGTGAGGATGGAGTTGGTATGTGGTGTGACGCCCTCAACTTCTACGGACGGACATGTGGAAATCGaggcatcgggatgatgacaacacgagttACGCATCCCATcgtcaagtgccaagtgtgtgtacatgcaatacgtgtacataaaaataacacaGCGATAATaaaaagtctttcaactaactactagaattttgtttaaatacaaacttgcttaaaacaagcgtaataaaatactacaagtttcaacattgtctcaaatccaaaatacataatttaaaggcacggaaaataatttccaacatTTCAAGCAACTCCAAATCAATCCTTCGACGGAGTTGCCTTCttaggctcaacctcctcctttCCATCTAtatcaaagtctacggtaccaaagatagcaggtaagtaataatccaaacacccacaagataaaaatacattaaaactcaacaatatttaaaagaagaaaTGTTGCCGATGTCATATGTGGAGCTTAATCAATCAAGGAGAGAAGATGTATGGTTCCTTGACTCAGGGTGGAACAATCATATGTGTGCAAATAAGGAGTGGTTCTCGGATCTTGATGAGGAATTCCAGCAATCTGTGAAGCTCGAGAATAATTCCAACATGGCTGTGTTGGGAAAGGTTAACATTAGGTTGCAAATTGCTGGAGTTACTCTGGTAATCACTGATGTTTTCTATATACCTAAGTtgaaaaataacttattaagtGTTGGACAATTGCAAGAAAGAGGTGTAGCTATTTTGATACAACATGGAGTTTGTAAAGTCTATCATCCCAAGAACGACCTTATTGTGAAAACAGCAATGTTGCAAATCGGATGTTCATATTGTCTGCAAAAATTCTGCCGAAAGCTCCCACTTGCTTCCAAACAATTCTTGAAGAAAACACTCACCCTTGGCACTGCAGATATGGGCATCTAAGTTTCAAGGGTCTGAAAACATTGCAATATAAGCAAATGGTGAGAGGATTACCGCAATTGAAGGCACCATCTAAAATATGCACTGATTGCATGGTGGGAAAGCAACACAGGGATGCAATTCCAAAGAGGAGTTTATGGAGAGCATCACAAAGACTGCAATTGGTACATGCTGACATCTACGGACCCATCAAACCTATTTCCAATAGTAAGAAGTGGTATTTCATAAGCTTTATTGATGATTACAGTTGTAAGGTGTGGATATATTTTCTTGCTGAAAAATCTGAAGCTTttactatcttcaagaattataAAAACCTTGTTGAGAAAGAGACAGGAGTTTTTATTCATTGTTTGCACACAGATAGGGGTGGAGAGTTCATCTCTCATGAGTTCAATGTCTTTTGCAAAGCAAATGGTATTAGCAGGCAGCTCACTGCAGCCTGCActctgattgagctgaaatattgcatattttagctatttaaaaccaatgtatttttaattcatcatgacattattattggttttaaatggaaaaatggttaaagtgaataaatcaaagttgtgattttaattgattaaaagcatgaatttctgcttgaattctaccaactattgattactgtgcattctagtctataatttttcttgctttctattatcatttgtgtttgtaccattgttctccttgttcttcatgttcataaggtttcttgagctatctttccatcttcaaaagatagaagcacttcttgccaaccCATAACCATAGGGCATCCTCGGCATTAAATTCTTGGCTACAAATTgtgtcttatttctttttatttttctccccaAAACAGATCAGATTCATCCAACACCGTTCCAACTTCCACCAACAAGAACAATTCAACATGCTCTTGTTTGCCGGTTTCCTCGTATTCAATCTCATCCCAACCTCTTCTATTCGATTTGTTTCCATTAGTTTACTGCATTAAAGAATCTAAGAGCCAGTTAATATTTGAAGCTGTCAACGAGTTCATACCAGCTGGTGCCTGCAACATTTGTGTGCAATATTTGTCTGTTAATCTCTTTTGCATTCAGACAGCACACAGCAACCAACTCACACGGacaccatgcatgggaccaacttacacatgcagacagcaactcattcggaccacatggacagcaacctgaacgtgcagcagcaaagttatttttttctttctttttcgttcggTTAGCTGGAGCAGTTGGACGTGCAGCAACCTGGACGGGAAGCACATAACCTGGACGTTGCAGACAAACACAgcagcaaagacactcacacacgctggacaaactcacacatacagcaaaagaaagaagacccttcggacagcactcacacatgcatgcacacatgtacacaacAGAAAGCATACAACACGTTACAGCAGACcagcctcattcggacagcacacagctggacccacatcaactcacacatgcagacctttGGACAGCTGAAGTAGAAAActcacatgtgcagcagctactacagcaagagaagaagactcacacatgcagaaaagtacaaaaccagcaaagcactcggacagcactcatgcagaacacaatgcacatgcaaaccattcggacacatgcagaccaacatgcacacatgcacatatgTAGCACCGAGGGCAGAAACAGCAGagtgatttttttcctttctttctttttcattcggttagctggagcagctagagatcagctatttattagctggtagcagcagcagcagaaggaagtttttgaattattttcttttcatttagaagactagcagcagcagcagtttttcacttatttctttttgtttagaaGCTAGGGGGAGCAGggagttttatttcatttctttcattccagaCTGGGGCGGGCAGAACTTGGTTTTCTTTATACGTTTTAGTCCAGGAGGTCGGCGGAAGGCTGCTCTGGAAGTCTccgttgttttcttttttttttcttcacttcggcgtattgtttttttttggtttcaatGGATCGAACTCATTCTCGTCTTGGGAGATTTATTTCTTtagcttagttttttttttttcatttgcagAAAAGGGGACGAATGGAAGCTCTAATCCTCTCGCttgtagttttatttttctgttttttttagtTTGGACAATAGGGTGATTCAAACCTCGGCTGGTCGGctggttttgatattatttgtcattttctttttctattcacAGCTCTGCTTCTTAGCTCTTAGTGGTAGGCAgctggttatttttattttcttttcctgctTTTTTCCAGATTTTGGAATTTTTAGCTAGTTTCATGTTTATTTTGCTTTTACGTTTACGTTTTGCAAACCAAGAGCTGTTTGGCGCATAGTTATTTACTTTCTTTCCAGTTTTACGCTCGGTTgggcatattttatttttatctcgtgTTTAGACCTACTTTACGTTGGTAGACGGTGGCATTTTCTCGggcttttgagttttttttttctctcttcatttcttttccattttttattcagcactcagttttttttttatagctttgcttagatatatttttgttgttaaaaatatcatgtgtagc
This is a stretch of genomic DNA from Carya illinoinensis cultivar Pawnee chromosome 3, C.illinoinensisPawnee_v1, whole genome shotgun sequence. It encodes these proteins:
- the LOC122304489 gene encoding uncharacterized protein LOC122304489, producing the protein MSYVELNQSRREDVWFLDSGWNNHMCANKEWFSDLDEEFQQSVKLENNSNMAVLGKVNIRLQIAGVTLVITDVFYIPKLKNNLLSVGQLQERGVAILIQHGVCKVYHPKNDLIVKTAMLQIGCSYCLQKFCRKLPLASKQFLKKTLTLGTADMGI